From Humisphaera borealis, the proteins below share one genomic window:
- the plsY gene encoding glycerol-3-phosphate 1-O-acyltransferase PlsY, producing MTPPQQTLLYLIPVAYLVGSVPFGLIVGKMRGIDVRTAGSGNIGATNVGRLLGAKYFALVFVLDMLKGLGPMVAAGGVLGFVANDSLTYLLWLAVGFTAILGHMFSVFLKFKGGKGVATSAGVVLGLFPYFTLPAATALAIWGALFGRTKIVSLASIAAAIAFPLVYLGFAIAGDWHPFGEQLPLLLFSLLMAAMIVLRHRTNISRLRAGTEHRFGKIKPTTNGDRLASGNGESGDAHGHSRA from the coding sequence ATGACTCCGCCGCAGCAAACACTCCTGTATCTCATTCCCGTTGCTTACCTGGTAGGGTCGGTGCCGTTCGGGTTGATCGTGGGGAAGATGCGCGGCATTGACGTGCGCACCGCCGGCAGCGGCAACATTGGCGCGACCAACGTCGGTCGGTTGCTGGGGGCGAAGTACTTTGCGCTGGTGTTCGTCCTGGACATGCTCAAGGGGCTGGGGCCGATGGTTGCGGCGGGGGGCGTCCTGGGGTTTGTCGCGAACGATTCCCTCACCTACCTGCTCTGGCTCGCCGTCGGCTTCACGGCCATCCTCGGGCACATGTTCAGCGTGTTTCTCAAGTTCAAAGGTGGCAAGGGTGTCGCGACCAGCGCGGGCGTGGTGCTGGGGTTGTTTCCGTACTTCACGCTACCGGCGGCAACGGCGCTGGCGATCTGGGGAGCGCTATTCGGCCGCACGAAGATCGTCAGCCTCGCGTCCATCGCCGCGGCGATCGCCTTTCCCCTGGTCTATCTTGGCTTCGCGATCGCCGGCGACTGGCATCCGTTTGGGGAACAGCTGCCGCTGCTCCTGTTCTCGCTGCTGATGGCCGCGATGATTGTCCTGCGACACCGGACGAATATCTCCCGGCTGCGGGCCGGCACCGAGCACCGCTTCGGCAAGATCAAGCCGACCACCAACGGCGATCGCCTCGCCAGTGGCAATGGTGAATCGGGTGATGCGCACGGGCACAGCCGCGCCTGA
- a CDS encoding IS110 family RNA-guided transposase gives MSLAKIIALDLGKFKTVCCVMDAATRESAFETVQTSPTSLHELIVKQLPPSPADALVVFETCDLAGWVHDLCQGLGVKVIVTHANGEAWQWRRVKRKTDRDDALKLAKLALLDQLGPVHMPSPDQRQRRRLVLHRRSVVSRRTQSRNAIRAIFNQQGLSLAKGGKQWTIAGLAQLREHARPLAECDLADLWRGRLEVELSLMQAADAQLKVLDAKLDELGKHDARIQLLQTVKGVGPRVAEVVVLHLDDPHRFKSADHVAGYAGLVPKQIESGQMSRFGHITGRGPALLRSMLVEAAWVVWRHNAWAQAWVAKISRGSRARRKIAMVALARKLLTMLWSMMKHNRPFQTPTSGPPMAALPLPPMLALA, from the coding sequence ATGAGCCTCGCAAAGATCATCGCGCTGGACCTGGGCAAGTTCAAGACCGTCTGCTGCGTGATGGATGCGGCGACGCGGGAGTCGGCGTTCGAGACGGTTCAGACCTCTCCCACCTCGCTGCACGAGTTGATCGTCAAACAGCTGCCGCCGTCACCTGCCGACGCGCTCGTGGTCTTCGAGACCTGCGACCTGGCAGGCTGGGTGCACGATCTGTGTCAGGGGCTGGGCGTCAAAGTGATCGTCACCCACGCCAACGGCGAAGCCTGGCAGTGGCGACGCGTCAAGCGCAAGACCGATCGCGATGACGCCCTGAAGCTCGCGAAGCTGGCGTTGCTCGATCAACTCGGCCCCGTGCACATGCCGTCGCCCGACCAGCGGCAGCGGCGACGGCTGGTCCTGCACCGCCGATCGGTCGTCAGCCGGCGGACGCAGAGCCGCAACGCGATCCGTGCGATCTTCAACCAGCAAGGTCTTTCGCTGGCCAAGGGCGGCAAGCAGTGGACGATTGCCGGGCTCGCCCAATTGCGTGAGCACGCGCGGCCGCTCGCCGAATGCGACCTGGCGGATCTCTGGCGTGGACGGCTGGAGGTCGAGCTGTCGCTGATGCAGGCGGCCGACGCTCAACTCAAAGTCCTCGACGCCAAGCTCGACGAACTGGGAAAGCATGATGCGCGGATCCAGTTGCTGCAGACAGTGAAGGGCGTCGGGCCGCGAGTCGCCGAGGTGGTCGTGCTGCACCTGGACGACCCGCACCGTTTCAAGTCGGCGGACCACGTCGCCGGCTACGCGGGGCTCGTTCCCAAACAGATCGAAAGCGGTCAAATGAGCCGCTTCGGACACATCACCGGGCGAGGGCCGGCGCTCTTACGGAGCATGCTGGTGGAGGCGGCGTGGGTGGTGTGGCGACACAACGCCTGGGCACAGGCGTGGGTGGCGAAGATCTCGCGCGGCAGCCGGGCGAGGCGGAAGATCGCGATGGTGGCGCTGGCGCGGAAGCTGCTGACGATGCTCTGGTCGATGATGAAGCACAACCGGCCGTTCCAGACGCCGACAAGCGGTCCGCCGATGGCGGCGTTACCACTGCCACCGATGTTGGCACTGGCCTGA
- the serA gene encoding phosphoglycerate dehydrogenase, with amino-acid sequence MPQGAGLKILVADELAKEGLELLKESGISFDVKIGLKEDQLAAETPNYDAMIVRSGAKVTAKVMENPGKLKVIARAGVGVDNIHLPTATAKGILVLNTAAASTLSTAEHALALMMSLARKIPAADAHVKSGPEKWSKAKYQGTQLAGKTLGVVGMGRIGQTVASRAIAMEMTVIGFDPFVQAESLMDGKVKMVRDFDQFLAQIDVITFHVPGGEGTKHLLSRDRLFNKCKPNLLIVNDARGEVVDEFALAEALAEKKVAGAAIDVFIKEPTPADHPLLKAPNCVLTPHLGAQTDEAQTAVSVEACKAIIAYLNSGEIRGAVNAGGIKLDLPPDELPFTKLASRVGALLAGLMDGGYKTITLRVSGTKAPKHMNTLLRLAAVELLKPHLGEGAVNVINVEHLARSRGIDLVAIHEEAPPAGLVGDIVGVRADGPNGESHRVLGTVYADGLPRVLRIDNYAMDMIPEGNMVVIQNDDMPGMIGIVGTSFGDAKVNIADMVISREYDKAGKATAFQVIKTDSSPDAKLLESLKARPGILKVKSVALPARG; translated from the coding sequence ATGCCGCAAGGTGCTGGGCTCAAGATTCTGGTCGCCGACGAACTCGCCAAGGAAGGTCTGGAACTGCTCAAGGAGTCCGGAATCTCGTTCGATGTGAAGATCGGTCTGAAGGAAGATCAACTCGCCGCCGAGACCCCGAACTACGACGCGATGATCGTGCGTTCCGGTGCGAAGGTCACCGCCAAGGTGATGGAGAACCCGGGCAAGCTGAAGGTGATCGCCCGTGCCGGCGTGGGTGTGGACAACATTCACCTGCCGACGGCAACCGCCAAGGGCATCCTGGTGCTGAACACCGCCGCCGCGAGCACGCTCTCGACGGCCGAGCACGCACTGGCGCTGATGATGTCGCTGGCCCGCAAGATTCCCGCTGCCGACGCGCACGTGAAGAGCGGCCCGGAGAAGTGGTCCAAGGCCAAGTACCAGGGCACGCAGCTGGCCGGTAAGACGCTCGGCGTGGTCGGCATGGGCCGCATCGGCCAGACCGTCGCCAGCCGTGCGATCGCGATGGAAATGACCGTCATCGGCTTCGACCCGTTCGTGCAGGCCGAGAGCCTGATGGACGGCAAAGTGAAGATGGTGCGCGATTTTGACCAGTTCCTGGCTCAGATCGATGTCATCACCTTTCACGTTCCGGGCGGCGAGGGCACCAAGCACCTGCTGAGCCGGGATCGGCTCTTTAACAAGTGCAAGCCGAACCTGCTGATCGTCAACGACGCCCGCGGCGAAGTGGTGGACGAGTTCGCGCTCGCCGAGGCGCTGGCCGAGAAGAAGGTGGCCGGCGCGGCGATCGACGTGTTCATCAAGGAACCGACGCCCGCCGATCACCCGCTGCTGAAGGCCCCCAACTGCGTGCTTACGCCGCACCTGGGTGCCCAGACGGACGAAGCCCAGACGGCAGTGAGTGTCGAGGCGTGCAAGGCGATCATCGCTTACCTGAACAGCGGCGAGATCCGCGGCGCGGTGAACGCCGGCGGCATCAAGCTCGATCTGCCCCCTGACGAGCTTCCGTTCACCAAGCTCGCGAGCCGGGTCGGCGCGTTGCTCGCCGGGCTGATGGACGGCGGCTACAAGACGATCACCCTTCGCGTCAGCGGCACCAAGGCACCGAAGCACATGAACACGCTGCTTCGCCTGGCGGCGGTCGAACTGCTGAAGCCGCACCTGGGCGAAGGCGCGGTGAATGTGATCAATGTCGAGCATCTGGCCCGCAGCCGGGGCATCGATCTGGTGGCGATCCACGAAGAAGCACCGCCGGCCGGGCTGGTAGGCGATATTGTCGGTGTTCGGGCCGACGGGCCGAATGGCGAATCGCACCGTGTTCTCGGCACGGTGTACGCCGACGGCCTGCCGCGCGTGCTGCGCATTGATAACTACGCGATGGACATGATTCCCGAGGGGAACATGGTCGTCATCCAGAACGACGACATGCCGGGCATGATCGGCATCGTCGGGACGAGCTTCGGCGACGCCAAGGTCAACATCGCCGACATGGTTATCAGCCGCGAGTACGACAAGGCCGGCAAGGCGACGGCGTTCCAGGTGATCAAGACCGACAGCTCGCCGGACGCGAAGCTGCTCGAAAGCCTCAAGGCCCGGCCGGGCATTTTGAAGGTGAAGTCGGTCGCGCTTCCGGCTCGCGGGTAA
- a CDS encoding carboxypeptidase-like regulatory domain-containing protein has translation MNVPSVRGRVVDNASASVAGATVSLRDWSGEDVAVTVTRNDGTFRVSERSKLVEVAAVGLLMWVPDPRFTVVVTSGGKAVPTTQVSGGLRFDGKGPPRSGIDVGVLKLP, from the coding sequence GTGAATGTGCCTTCCGTTCGCGGGCGGGTCGTAGACAACGCCTCGGCCTCCGTTGCCGGCGCGACGGTCTCCCTTCGCGATTGGAGCGGCGAAGACGTCGCTGTCACAGTCACGCGAAACGACGGCACATTCCGCGTAAGCGAGCGGAGCAAGCTGGTCGAGGTGGCCGCTGTCGGCCTGCTGATGTGGGTTCCCGATCCCCGTTTCACCGTCGTCGTCACATCGGGTGGCAAAGCGGTGCCCACGACTCAGGTCAGCGGAGGGCTACGTTTCGACGGAAAAGGGCCGCCACGGTCCGGAATAGACGTTGGTGTGCTTAAGCTACCTTGA
- a CDS encoding transposase, giving the protein MPRTARSIAAGGFYHVLNRGNGRQPLFRKDADYDAFCHILADGLRRYPVKLYCWCLMPNHWHLVLSPENADSIGRLLGWVGVTHVRRHHAHYHTAGGGHLYQGRFKSFPIEGGKHFRAVCRYVEANPRRAKLVKRAEDWRWSSLAAHVDPPVARPEDVAADAWPALTRWPGRKPADWAEWVNKPIEVAEAEAMKLSIARGRPYGSAKWTAKTAKNLGLEYTLRDRGRPRKVREDDGKK; this is encoded by the coding sequence GTGCCACGTACCGCCCGCTCCATCGCCGCCGGGGGATTCTACCATGTGCTCAATCGAGGCAACGGACGGCAGCCGCTCTTCCGCAAGGACGCCGACTACGACGCCTTCTGCCACATCCTCGCCGACGGGCTGCGGCGATATCCCGTGAAACTCTACTGCTGGTGCCTGATGCCCAATCACTGGCACCTGGTCCTGTCGCCGGAGAACGCCGACTCGATCGGCAGGCTGCTGGGGTGGGTCGGCGTCACGCACGTGCGTCGGCACCACGCCCATTATCACACCGCCGGCGGCGGGCACCTGTACCAGGGGCGGTTCAAGAGTTTCCCGATCGAAGGCGGCAAGCATTTCCGGGCGGTCTGCCGGTATGTCGAGGCCAACCCCCGCCGGGCGAAACTGGTGAAGCGGGCCGAAGACTGGCGATGGAGCAGCCTGGCGGCCCACGTCGATCCGCCGGTGGCAAGGCCGGAGGATGTCGCCGCCGACGCCTGGCCGGCGCTGACGCGCTGGCCCGGCCGGAAACCGGCGGACTGGGCCGAGTGGGTGAATAAGCCGATCGAGGTCGCCGAGGCCGAGGCGATGAAGCTGAGCATCGCCCGGGGCCGGCCGTACGGGTCGGCGAAGTGGACTGCCAAGACGGCGAAGAACCTGGGGCTGGAGTACACGCTCCGCGACCGCGGCCGGCCGAGGAAGGTGCGAGAAGATGATGGAAAAAAGTGA
- a CDS encoding IS110 family transposase produces the protein MSLSKIIALDLGKFKTVCCVMDAATRESAFETVQTSPVSLHELIVKQLPPSPADALVVFETCDLAGWVHDLCQGLGVRVIVTHANGEAWQWRRVKRKTDRDDALKLAKLALLDQLGPVHMPSPDQRQRRRLVLHRRLATLSPVPRTARSIAAGGFYHVLNRGNGRQAIFHKDADYGAFLPTRPPGEGGEGGESLGREPFLACSASHFSVYGPETDGGQKSGCNFPRRI, from the coding sequence ATGAGTCTCTCAAAGATCATCGCGCTGGATCTGGGCAAGTTCAAGACCGTCTGCTGCGTGATGGACGCTGCCACGCGTGAGTCGGCGTTCGAGACGGTCCAGACCTCTCCAGTCTCGCTGCACGAGCTGATCGTCAAACAGCTGCCGCCGTCGCCTGCCGACGCACTGGTGGTCTTCGAGACCTGCGACCTGGCAGGCTGGGTCCACGATCTGTGTCAGGGCCTGGGCGTTCGAGTGATCGTCACACATGCCAACGGCGAAGCCTGGCAGTGGCGACGCGTCAAACGCAAGACCGATCGCGACGACGCCCTGAAGCTCGCGAAGCTGGCGTTGCTCGATCAACTCGGCCCCGTGCACATGCCGTCGCCCGATCAGCGGCAGCGGCGACGGCTGGTCCTGCACCGCCGATTGGCTACTCTTTCGCCCGTGCCACGTACCGCCCGCTCCATCGCCGCCGGGGGATTCTACCATGTTCTCAATCGAGGCAACGGACGGCAGGCGATCTTCCACAAGGACGCCGACTACGGCGCCTTTCTGCCGACGAGGCCGCCCGGCGAAGGCGGCGAGGGCGGAGAATCCCTGGGTCGTGAGCCGTTCTTGGCCTGTTCTGCGTCTCATTTTTCGGTCTACGGGCCGGAAACGGACGGCGGGCAAAAATCGGGTTGCAACTTTCCGCGCAGGATATAA